The following coding sequences lie in one Tichowtungia aerotolerans genomic window:
- a CDS encoding MFS transporter: MFGKKAKEYNPHHIPLLNKIGYGFGAIADNLIMNAFGGLVMPVYNIALFVDPALLGYAIAIPRIFDAFSDPIMGNISDNTRSRWGRRRPYIFSGALLCALLLPVVWMAPVHEDRFVFWWVAILGTLYFTAYTVYIVPWQALGFEMTTDYDERQRLLAWPNYVGLTMSFLLPWLPRLVEVERFGGTVQGAVWVSVGVGLIIILAGLLPTLFGREIAQAEEQEHIGLIKAIMVSASNPSFLIVAFSNVIVLAGLAAFSGMGLYVNIFYIFDGDRAAGLALAGLGGTVYAIAAYFSVMLAVRLGTRLGKKVATQILLGLTMLGAASLLFTLRPDMPYLQLVSTVFVGLGLQGTWMTFFTMVGDVCEEDELKTGLRREGMFSSIGGFSRKMAVAVAAIITGNILKWIGFDAEVAATSGVPENVLGLLKISFVGGQVIVLGLGLLLISFYPITRERALETQRLLKERRGELTEA; encoded by the coding sequence ATGTTTGGAAAAAAGGCAAAAGAATACAATCCGCATCACATTCCACTGTTGAACAAGATCGGTTATGGATTCGGTGCAATAGCGGACAACCTGATTATGAACGCCTTCGGCGGGCTGGTGATGCCGGTGTACAACATTGCTCTGTTTGTCGATCCCGCTTTGCTTGGCTATGCCATTGCAATTCCACGCATTTTTGACGCTTTCAGTGATCCCATTATGGGGAATATTTCTGATAATACCCGCAGTCGCTGGGGCCGTCGTCGGCCGTATATTTTTTCCGGAGCACTCCTTTGCGCGTTGCTGCTTCCGGTCGTCTGGATGGCTCCGGTTCATGAAGACCGGTTTGTGTTCTGGTGGGTGGCAATTCTCGGAACACTCTATTTTACCGCATATACGGTCTATATTGTTCCATGGCAGGCTCTTGGATTTGAAATGACCACTGATTATGACGAGCGGCAGCGTTTGCTGGCGTGGCCGAACTATGTGGGATTGACCATGTCCTTTCTGTTGCCGTGGCTTCCGCGTTTAGTCGAAGTGGAACGTTTTGGCGGAACGGTTCAGGGGGCCGTCTGGGTCAGTGTCGGAGTAGGACTGATTATCATTCTGGCCGGACTTCTGCCGACACTCTTCGGCCGGGAAATTGCTCAGGCAGAAGAACAGGAGCATATCGGGCTCATAAAAGCCATTATGGTTTCTGCCAGCAACCCTTCTTTCCTGATTGTCGCCTTTTCCAATGTGATCGTGCTGGCGGGACTGGCTGCATTTTCCGGTATGGGGCTTTATGTAAACATTTTCTACATCTTCGATGGCGATCGAGCCGCCGGTCTCGCGCTGGCCGGTCTAGGGGGGACGGTGTATGCCATTGCTGCTTATTTCAGTGTGATGCTGGCCGTTCGGCTCGGAACCAGGCTGGGTAAAAAGGTGGCGACTCAGATTTTGCTGGGACTTACAATGCTTGGAGCTGCCAGCCTCCTGTTCACGCTTCGCCCGGATATGCCGTATCTCCAGCTGGTATCAACCGTTTTTGTTGGTCTCGGTCTGCAGGGAACCTGGATGACGTTCTTCACCATGGTCGGTGATGTTTGCGAAGAGGATGAGCTGAAAACCGGGTTGCGGCGCGAGGGCATGTTCAGTTCCATTGGCGGCTTTTCGCGCAAAATGGCCGTGGCTGTTGCCGCCATTATCACTGGAAACATTTTGAAATGGATTGGTTTTGATGCCGAAGTGGCCGCTACCAGCGGCGTGCCGGAAAACGTCTTAGGCCTGCTTAAAATCTCATTTGTGGGCGGGCAGGTGATCGTGCTTGGGCTCGGTCTGCTGTTGATCAGTTTTTATCCCATTACTCGCGAACGCGCTCTCGAAACCCAACGCCTGCTCAAGGAACGCCGCGGAGAATTGACCGAGGCCTGA
- a CDS encoding autotransporter outer membrane beta-barrel domain-containing protein, translating into MKIQDYIFVLILSLTWASHAETVVWDDGASDGSRWGTAANWNPDTTPNSSDDFDFAGNSISALGGDMTAKTLIGGDSSTLRMRSAGVGLYGDLRLVGSNVFWRYVETGEKTVSFAVNGSATVGGDDFRFMIDHADDTVTFDIQTLILQASSKVRKQGSGNLILNAASCSANGNTIEVDSGQLMLDGAADYSGLTIDVTGATSSGKFVVGTNSITLAGLIIEGTEIDPGVYAPGDDIFTTYSARLVNDGGTLNVGAVPSSTVTWDEGAADSSRWGTAANWNPDTLPNSVDDFDFTGNSISALGGDMIAKTLIAGDASTLRMRSPGVSLLGDLQLVGSNVLWRYVETGEMTVSFSVDGSAMVGGDDFRFMIDHADDTVTFNMQSLILPASSKIQKQGSGNLTLNATSCTVNGNTIEVDSGKLTLDGTADYSDLTIDVTGATSSGKFVVGSNSVTLAGLTIEGNFIDSGVYAPGDDIFTTYSARLLNEGGTLIIGATEGYDLWVENAGLTAGVNDGLTDNPDGDALNNLYEYGLGGNPIDETDMGQQATFVNDDGTMTFVHVQRSDDSSLSYYLETCDDLVSGAWTNNGYLVTGTNVTGNTFDYVTNMVLTVDGQKFIRLVIEK; encoded by the coding sequence GTGAAAATACAGGATTATATATTTGTTCTGATTTTGTCTTTAACTTGGGCGTCTCATGCCGAAACCGTTGTTTGGGATGATGGCGCATCGGATGGTTCCCGGTGGGGGACGGCTGCCAACTGGAATCCGGATACAACCCCGAATTCAAGTGATGATTTCGATTTTGCCGGTAACAGCATTTCCGCATTGGGCGGGGATATGACCGCAAAGACATTGATTGGTGGGGATTCCTCTACACTGCGTATGAGATCGGCCGGTGTCGGTTTGTATGGAGACCTTCGGCTGGTTGGAAGCAATGTGTTCTGGCGTTATGTTGAAACCGGGGAAAAGACGGTGAGTTTCGCAGTGAATGGTTCGGCCACTGTGGGAGGCGATGATTTCCGTTTCATGATCGACCACGCGGATGATACGGTCACCTTCGATATTCAGACCTTGATTCTGCAGGCTTCCAGCAAGGTTAGGAAACAGGGTTCCGGCAACCTGATCCTGAATGCCGCATCGTGTAGTGCCAACGGAAACACGATTGAAGTTGATTCCGGGCAACTGATGCTGGATGGAGCTGCCGACTATTCCGGTTTGACCATTGACGTAACCGGTGCGACGAGCTCCGGAAAGTTTGTTGTGGGAACAAATTCGATAACATTGGCCGGCTTGATCATTGAGGGGACTGAAATTGATCCGGGAGTCTATGCTCCCGGCGACGACATATTCACCACTTACAGCGCTCGTCTCGTGAATGACGGCGGCACGCTGAATGTAGGTGCGGTGCCTTCGTCTACAGTTACCTGGGACGAAGGGGCCGCAGACAGCTCCCGGTGGGGGACGGCTGCCAACTGGAATCCGGACACTCTTCCGAATTCTGTCGATGATTTCGATTTTACCGGTAACAGTATCTCTGCGTTGGGCGGGGATATGATCGCTAAAACACTGATCGCCGGGGATGCTTCGACCTTGCGTATGAGGTCGCCGGGAGTCAGCTTGCTCGGAGATCTCCAGCTGGTCGGATCCAATGTGTTATGGCGTTATGTCGAAACTGGAGAAATGACGGTGAGTTTTTCTGTAGACGGTTCTGCTATGGTGGGAGGCGATGACTTTCGCTTCATGATCGACCACGCAGATGATACAGTGACCTTTAATATGCAGTCTTTAATCCTGCCGGCCTCCAGCAAGATCCAAAAACAGGGCTCCGGCAATCTGACCCTGAACGCCACGTCGTGTACTGTCAATGGAAACACGATTGAAGTGGACTCAGGGAAACTGACGCTTGATGGAACCGCCGACTACTCTGATTTGACTATTGATGTGACCGGTGCGACAAGCTCCGGAAAGTTTGTGGTGGGGAGTAATTCTGTTACGCTGGCAGGCCTGACTATCGAAGGGAATTTCATTGATTCGGGAGTCTATGCTCCCGGCGATGACATTTTTACCACCTACAGCGCTCGTCTGCTGAATGAAGGCGGCACGCTGATCATCGGTGCAACAGAAGGATACGATCTGTGGGTGGAAAATGCAGGATTGACCGCAGGCGTCAACGATGGCTTGACCGATAACCCGGATGGAGATGCTCTTAATAATCTGTACGAATATGGTCTGGGCGGCAATCCGATCGACGAAACGGACATGGGGCAGCAAGCAACTTTTGTCAATGATGACGGCACGATGACCTTTGTTCATGTGCAGCGCTCAGATGACAGTTCTCTGTCTTACTATCTCGAAACCTGTGATGATCTTGTTTCCGGAGCATGGACCAACAACGGTTATTTAGTTACAGGAACCAATGTGACAGGTAATACGTTTGATTATGTCACCAATATGGTTTTGACGGTTGATGGACAAAAGTTCATCCGTTTGGTTATTGAAAAGTAA
- a CDS encoding heparin lyase I family protein, producing the protein MSREFEEPAYIQYEWVARGEAGWYHRYTEDDVTSSIPTDDWEFGNIYLSEEKAYSGSRCLAVQSMVNSNSLKDRVEIEVANWSGDEALQFGQTRYVAYRLYIDEESGVFAKHFTQVWQPNVAAKVPFTMTFVDAYDDWRWEAAARSFTLKSVFASQTISKGQWHTFIFQFTPRYTEINQDGEIRIWVDGVLAGTYVGPWGEMPGHVWPDYDPVGPAMSIRSGLYAGPGGVFHPYQGLYFDDYRMGTSFDEVNPDAGRLEFEAENGELSGGLQRIAHSDASFGWCIEEPDGMTNGTGFAEYEFELDEAATVHLWLLAYGETGNDDSIYVSMDGENHRYCGLPQGTTFSWKKIWEVGDSDPLEYSLSAGSHTLRLTRREQGARIDKVFIQKPGDLDPASLTPRNRIELEAESGVLTDPFVAVNDPGVSGGQYLSQTNPSGTGTADYDFYVPTTGVYNLWVSGCGTTGAMDSIYVSMDGSLRISCALPVSSDGIMLWKTLTDWGGSTPLEFDLSGGHHTLRLSCREYNFRIDRLILVKESQSIHP; encoded by the coding sequence GTGAGCCGAGAGTTTGAGGAGCCGGCATATATTCAGTATGAGTGGGTGGCAAGGGGAGAGGCCGGCTGGTATCACCGTTACACGGAAGATGATGTTACAAGCAGCATTCCGACGGATGACTGGGAGTTCGGTAATATTTATTTGTCGGAAGAAAAGGCATACAGCGGAAGCCGCTGCCTGGCGGTTCAATCGATGGTAAACAGTAATAGTCTTAAGGATCGTGTTGAAATCGAAGTTGCCAACTGGTCGGGTGATGAGGCTTTGCAGTTCGGCCAGACCCGTTATGTGGCTTATCGTCTGTATATCGATGAGGAGTCCGGTGTGTTTGCAAAGCATTTCACTCAGGTCTGGCAGCCGAATGTGGCTGCCAAAGTTCCTTTTACAATGACCTTTGTTGACGCGTATGACGATTGGCGATGGGAGGCCGCTGCCCGTTCGTTTACATTAAAGAGTGTTTTTGCCTCGCAAACGATCAGCAAAGGTCAGTGGCATACCTTTATTTTCCAGTTTACTCCGCGTTACACCGAAATAAATCAGGATGGAGAAATCCGGATCTGGGTGGATGGGGTGTTGGCCGGGACGTACGTTGGACCCTGGGGAGAAATGCCGGGGCATGTGTGGCCGGATTACGATCCGGTCGGACCGGCGATGTCGATTCGCAGCGGCCTGTACGCTGGACCGGGCGGAGTTTTTCATCCTTATCAGGGTCTGTATTTCGACGACTACCGCATGGGCACTTCATTTGATGAAGTAAATCCGGATGCCGGACGGCTGGAGTTTGAGGCCGAGAACGGAGAACTAAGCGGCGGCCTGCAGCGCATCGCTCATTCGGATGCGAGTTTCGGATGGTGTATTGAAGAGCCGGACGGAATGACGAACGGAACCGGTTTTGCAGAGTATGAGTTTGAGCTGGATGAGGCCGCCACTGTACACCTCTGGCTGCTGGCCTATGGCGAAACCGGCAACGATGATTCAATCTATGTATCAATGGATGGAGAGAATCACCGGTATTGCGGGTTGCCTCAGGGAACAACATTCAGTTGGAAAAAGATTTGGGAAGTCGGAGATTCTGATCCGTTGGAGTACAGTCTGTCTGCCGGTTCTCATACCTTGCGGCTAACTCGCAGGGAGCAGGGGGCGCGGATCGATAAAGTGTTTATTCAGAAACCGGGTGATCTCGACCCGGCTTCTTTGACTCCCCGAAACCGCATTGAGCTGGAGGCAGAGTCCGGCGTTTTGACTGATCCGTTTGTGGCTGTGAACGATCCGGGAGTATCCGGCGGGCAGTATTTGAGCCAGACCAATCCCTCCGGAACAGGCACTGCGGACTATGATTTTTATGTTCCAACCACCGGGGTCTATAATCTCTGGGTATCCGGTTGCGGAACCACCGGTGCGATGGATTCGATCTATGTTTCCATGGACGGTTCTTTGAGGATCAGCTGTGCTCTTCCGGTTTCTTCCGATGGAATTATGCTGTGGAAAACACTGACGGACTGGGGAGGCAGTACTCCGTTGGAATTTGATCTTTCCGGGGGGCACCATACGCTGCGCCTCTCCTGCCGGGAATATAATTTCAGAATCGATCGACTGATTCTTGTGAAAGAAAGCCAGTCGATACATCCATAA
- a CDS encoding sialate O-acetylesterase: MTKRFLIWVVSCFAASLFAEVKLNPLFTDHMVLQRNHATPVYGTADPGENITVEFAGQVKTAVAGENGEWKVTLDPMPASSKPRSLSVQSTIGHHKSSIVDVLVGDVWLCAGQSNMATEIRLYPTLREAKADVLNNSQVRMFKFQREGIGAEKPSKEVVIDAPFQNSWQKMTPAMAREFSATGAFFGNALQPMAGIPIGLLYANRGGTAVNQWLPMEFMQSKPELYAPFLGADNPWWTDGPRNPGLIRAPSRLFNGTIHPVIPFAIRGCIWYQGESDDRYSDIYGEMFSDLITVWRNLWGYDFQFLFVQLAPYDVVGWDARREAWAFLREAQDAALALPNTARAVIIDSGEQLDIHPQNKQPVGERLALLAANLDQPDIEAHSPEFDTAEVVGSKIRVTFKYAASGLEARRVAMNKNKRIEPGTDPEAFVIEADTLAGFTVCGEDHKFVPAKARITGTNTVEVWADSVDAPVAVRYGWANFPLCNLYNSAGLPACPFRSDHFPPPDFSESGLDVSAAQIQQVQKEVRDDFSGELPNVWENLHTAGWQAVDGHVQAGAFSGSHYVLANNDATADEDMKIDVSVSISSAGRNAWGGLAFNVQNANSFYVLRIKFDTGAYQLLRMVDGGKPLVVDSANASRKFEVGGVYSLRLQSVPKQGFYAVTIRDAGNDDVMLARVKVEAAPVFVSARAGLYCGSKTAQPDLFVFDDFVFKAGK; the protein is encoded by the coding sequence GTGACTAAACGTTTTTTAATATGGGTTGTTTCCTGTTTTGCGGCATCACTGTTTGCCGAGGTAAAACTGAATCCTCTTTTTACGGATCACATGGTGCTGCAGCGCAACCATGCGACGCCGGTTTATGGAACAGCAGATCCCGGTGAGAATATTACGGTTGAGTTTGCCGGGCAGGTCAAAACCGCAGTGGCTGGTGAAAACGGCGAGTGGAAAGTGACGCTTGATCCAATGCCGGCTTCCAGTAAGCCCCGCTCACTGTCTGTTCAGTCGACAATCGGACATCATAAATCGTCAATCGTCGATGTCCTCGTCGGAGATGTCTGGCTGTGTGCCGGGCAATCCAATATGGCGACAGAAATTCGACTTTATCCAACGCTGCGCGAGGCAAAAGCGGATGTTCTGAATAACTCTCAGGTGCGCATGTTTAAGTTTCAGCGCGAAGGAATCGGCGCGGAAAAACCCTCGAAAGAGGTGGTGATTGATGCGCCGTTCCAGAATTCGTGGCAGAAGATGACGCCGGCGATGGCGCGCGAGTTTTCCGCGACAGGTGCATTCTTTGGGAATGCACTGCAGCCGATGGCCGGCATTCCGATCGGACTGCTGTATGCCAATCGCGGCGGAACGGCGGTCAATCAATGGCTTCCGATGGAGTTCATGCAGAGCAAGCCGGAGCTCTATGCTCCGTTTCTGGGCGCGGACAATCCGTGGTGGACGGACGGTCCAAGGAATCCCGGACTGATTCGTGCTCCGTCGCGTCTGTTCAACGGAACGATCCATCCGGTTATCCCGTTCGCGATTCGCGGCTGCATTTGGTATCAGGGAGAATCGGATGACCGTTACAGCGATATCTACGGTGAGATGTTTTCTGATTTAATCACGGTGTGGAGAAATCTATGGGGGTACGATTTTCAATTTCTGTTTGTCCAGCTCGCTCCGTATGACGTTGTCGGCTGGGATGCTCGCAGGGAGGCATGGGCTTTTCTTCGCGAAGCGCAGGATGCTGCGTTGGCTCTGCCGAACACCGCACGTGCAGTGATCATCGATTCCGGTGAGCAGCTCGACATCCATCCGCAGAACAAGCAGCCGGTCGGCGAGCGGTTGGCCTTGCTGGCCGCAAATCTCGACCAGCCGGACATTGAGGCACATAGTCCGGAGTTTGATACGGCAGAAGTTGTCGGCAGTAAAATTCGTGTCACCTTCAAATATGCTGCTTCCGGTTTGGAAGCCCGCCGTGTGGCAATGAATAAAAACAAACGGATTGAGCCGGGAACAGACCCGGAGGCTTTTGTGATTGAGGCCGATACATTGGCCGGGTTTACGGTTTGCGGAGAGGATCATAAGTTTGTGCCGGCAAAGGCGCGGATTACCGGAACCAATACGGTTGAGGTTTGGGCCGATTCTGTGGATGCCCCGGTTGCTGTGCGTTACGGCTGGGCCAATTTTCCGCTGTGCAATCTGTATAACAGCGCCGGGCTTCCGGCGTGTCCGTTCCGCAGCGATCACTTTCCTCCTCCGGACTTCTCTGAGTCCGGTCTGGATGTTTCGGCGGCGCAAATTCAGCAGGTTCAAAAAGAAGTGCGTGATGATTTTAGCGGCGAACTTCCCAATGTTTGGGAAAATCTTCACACCGCCGGATGGCAGGCGGTCGACGGTCACGTGCAGGCCGGAGCTTTTTCAGGAAGTCATTATGTGCTGGCCAACAACGATGCCACAGCTGATGAAGACATGAAGATTGATGTGAGTGTATCGATCAGCAGTGCCGGACGCAATGCCTGGGGCGGGTTGGCGTTTAATGTTCAGAACGCGAACAGCTTCTATGTTTTACGCATCAAGTTCGATACCGGCGCTTATCAGCTGTTGCGGATGGTTGATGGCGGGAAGCCGCTGGTGGTGGATTCTGCGAATGCATCGAGAAAGTTTGAGGTTGGAGGTGTTTATTCCCTGCGACTGCAGTCGGTTCCCAAGCAGGGGTTTTATGCGGTGACGATTCGTGATGCCGGAAATGATGACGTGATGCTTGCGAGAGTGAAAGTGGAAGCGGCACCGGTTTTTGTCAGCGCTCGCGCCGGGCTTTACTGCGGATCGAAGACCGCTCAGCCCGATCTGTTTGTCTTTGACGATTTTGTCTTTAAGGCCGGAAAGTAA
- a CDS encoding BNR repeat-containing protein, whose translation MKNISICGALAAVMMSACAQVPEQPSEQKVLEKVPVEQVWPATPVAFASEVAGDQQFICFYDADRVMTAAQRKLGSDQWIFQKLPSTLGWDSHNYIAMTLDDDGYIHVSGNMHVVPLVYFRSTKPYDVTSIVPVQRMTGEKEDRVTYPKFLRGACGELIFNYRDGSSGKGDQIYNVYDLKTRTWRRLLDRPLTDGEGKMNAYFQGPVLGADGYFHMTWVWRDTIHCETNHDLCHARSKDLVHWETMDGTPIELPIRLDTPGVIVDPVPIKQGMLNGNGKIGFDSQNRVVLAYHKFDENGKTQLYNARYENGAWKIYQTSDWNYRWYFSGGGSINNDIRITPVQLRDGKLTQGFSHKEEGSKTWVLNEETLQPVGAVELPSLPKEIRKLRSQFPGMQVRTQRDQTDSSLLLRWEVLPKHRDAPRPKPWPEPVMLEVYNLAE comes from the coding sequence GTGAAAAATATATCAATTTGCGGAGCTTTGGCTGCCGTTATGATGAGCGCCTGTGCGCAGGTGCCGGAGCAGCCTTCCGAGCAGAAAGTCCTGGAGAAAGTTCCGGTGGAACAAGTGTGGCCGGCAACGCCGGTTGCGTTTGCCTCTGAGGTGGCCGGCGATCAGCAGTTTATCTGTTTCTATGATGCCGACCGGGTGATGACGGCGGCCCAGCGCAAGCTGGGTTCCGATCAGTGGATTTTTCAGAAACTGCCGAGCACATTGGGCTGGGACAGCCATAACTATATTGCCATGACGCTGGATGATGACGGGTACATTCATGTTAGCGGAAATATGCATGTGGTTCCGCTGGTCTATTTTCGGTCGACGAAACCGTACGATGTGACGTCGATTGTCCCGGTTCAACGTATGACCGGCGAAAAAGAAGATCGGGTTACTTATCCCAAGTTCCTGCGCGGCGCATGCGGGGAGCTGATTTTTAACTATCGTGACGGCAGCAGCGGCAAGGGAGATCAGATCTATAATGTATATGATCTGAAGACGAGAACCTGGCGTCGGTTGCTGGATCGGCCGCTGACCGATGGCGAAGGCAAAATGAACGCCTATTTTCAGGGGCCGGTGCTTGGGGCGGATGGATATTTTCATATGACCTGGGTCTGGCGTGATACGATTCACTGTGAAACCAATCACGATCTCTGCCATGCCCGCAGCAAAGACCTGGTTCATTGGGAAACCATGGACGGAACGCCGATTGAGCTGCCGATCCGTCTGGATACACCCGGCGTGATTGTTGATCCGGTTCCGATCAAACAGGGAATGCTCAACGGCAATGGGAAGATCGGGTTCGATTCGCAGAACCGGGTCGTGCTGGCTTATCACAAGTTTGACGAAAACGGAAAGACGCAACTCTACAATGCCCGTTATGAAAACGGGGCATGGAAAATCTATCAGACTTCCGACTGGAACTATCGCTGGTATTTTTCCGGTGGCGGCAGCATCAATAACGATATCCGCATTACGCCGGTTCAGTTGCGCGATGGAAAGCTGACGCAGGGGTTCAGCCATAAGGAAGAAGGTTCGAAAACCTGGGTGCTCAACGAGGAAACTCTCCAGCCGGTCGGCGCCGTGGAGCTGCCGTCTCTTCCAAAAGAAATCCGCAAGCTTCGTTCGCAGTTCCCGGGGATGCAGGTGAGAACCCAGCGGGACCAAACAGATTCTTCCTTGCTGTTGCGCTGGGAGGTTCTTCCCAAACATCGCGACGCTCCGCGTCCGAAACCGTGGCCGGAACCGGTGATGCTGGAAGTTTATAACCTCGCAGAATAA
- a CDS encoding sulfatase: protein MQIKKMLPVVCVAAAVQAADKPNILMIAVDDLRPELNLFGEQGMVTPNFDRLAARGTVFQRAYCQFAVCGPSRASLMSGLRPNRERFVIDRRQPDIDTDAPGTLTLSRYLKENGYKTQSLGKIYHSRDDNMEGWSVPPWRGPWSHNHYNLPENEAVRKKNGRYGPAFECADVPDEAYPDGLMAAEAVRRIETAATDDQPFFIAVGFWRPHLPFNAPKKYWDLYPADQIELADNLFAPKNTPAIAMHNSPEVIGYEGIPRPIEKMSDDLARTMIRAYRACVSFSDANIGKLLDALERSGQAENTVIVLWGDHGWHLGENALWGKESNFERSLRTTLMAVDPRVSKGGEQADALVELVDIYPTLCELAGLPVPEHVEGRSFTPLLSDVFKPWKKAVFSCFVRPDRDKAGMSVRDDRYRYTEWCNAAGDFKGHTLFDLKEDPEENSNIADNSEMEPVVGRMKKLLSSGWKPIQ, encoded by the coding sequence ATGCAAATAAAAAAAATGCTTCCTGTTGTGTGTGTTGCGGCTGCTGTGCAGGCAGCAGATAAACCGAATATTCTGATGATTGCCGTGGACGACCTGCGGCCCGAACTGAACCTGTTCGGTGAGCAAGGGATGGTGACGCCGAACTTTGACCGGTTGGCCGCCCGCGGAACTGTTTTTCAGCGTGCCTACTGCCAGTTTGCGGTGTGCGGGCCCTCGCGCGCCAGTTTGATGAGCGGGTTGCGTCCGAATCGCGAGCGGTTCGTTATTGATCGTCGTCAACCGGATATTGATACCGACGCTCCGGGAACGCTTACGCTGTCCCGGTACTTGAAAGAGAACGGCTATAAAACGCAGTCGCTCGGAAAGATCTATCATAGTCGTGATGATAACATGGAAGGCTGGAGCGTTCCGCCATGGCGCGGACCCTGGTCGCACAATCATTACAACCTGCCGGAGAATGAGGCGGTCCGGAAGAAAAATGGACGCTATGGTCCGGCGTTTGAATGCGCCGATGTGCCGGATGAGGCCTACCCGGATGGTCTGATGGCTGCCGAAGCCGTACGTCGCATTGAGACTGCGGCAACGGATGATCAGCCGTTCTTCATTGCGGTCGGATTCTGGCGGCCGCACCTGCCGTTCAATGCCCCGAAGAAATACTGGGATCTCTATCCGGCGGATCAGATTGAACTGGCGGACAATCTGTTCGCACCGAAAAATACACCGGCCATCGCGATGCACAACTCACCCGAGGTGATCGGTTATGAAGGGATTCCGCGTCCGATTGAAAAAATGAGTGATGATCTGGCCCGGACAATGATTCGCGCTTACCGCGCCTGCGTCAGCTTTAGCGATGCCAACATCGGAAAATTGCTCGACGCGCTGGAGCGCAGCGGGCAGGCAGAGAATACCGTGATTGTGTTGTGGGGTGATCACGGCTGGCATCTCGGTGAGAATGCACTGTGGGGCAAGGAGTCTAATTTTGAGCGGTCTTTGCGCACGACCTTGATGGCGGTTGATCCTCGTGTTTCGAAGGGCGGCGAGCAGGCCGATGCGCTGGTCGAACTGGTTGATATTTATCCGACGCTGTGCGAGCTGGCCGGTCTGCCGGTCCCGGAACATGTGGAGGGAAGAAGCTTTACGCCGCTGCTTTCCGATGTTTTCAAGCCTTGGAAAAAAGCGGTCTTCAGCTGCTTTGTGCGGCCGGACCGCGACAAGGCGGGCATGAGTGTGCGGGACGACCGCTACCGCTACACAGAGTGGTGCAATGCGGCCGGTGACTTTAAAGGCCATACACTTTTTGATCTGAAGGAAGACCCGGAAGAAAATAGTAATATTGCAGACAACTCGGAGATGGAGCCGGTTGTCGGACGGATGAAAAAACTGCTTTCCAGTGGTTGGAAACCGATTCAATAA